Within the Maribacter sp. BPC-D8 genome, the region GGTTTACGAACTTGTCTTTCTTAACAGAACATGCATTAAAAAGCATACTCGATAAAAGACCCGATAAAATAAGTTTGTTTCTAAGATTCAAAATAGTTGATCTACGTATGTATGTTTAACTTAAAAACAACCAGATTATTATACCGTTCATCGGTAAACAGCATATTTATTTTTAAGCATTCGTAACATTTATAGACTACTACAACCAATTTTTACCGACTAGGTAGTTTGTTTTGAATTATAATGACCAAGAATTTATATAATAACTGCAGATAATCTGATCAAATATATTTTCAACGGATTTTATTATTCTCCAGATAAAATATAGAAATGAAAAACCGACCACTAGGTCGGTTTTATGAATTTTATTGCTATTTGTATAAAGTGTAGTTCGTCTGATCGAGCAATAATGAGAAATCTTTGACTTTTCAAGCACATGTAGTTCTCCACTGAGCTCGAATCGATATAAACCCCTGAATTTATTCCACAACCACATTAGCACTCTCTGCACCAAAAAAGACCTCTAGTTCTTTCAATGTTTCAGTAGATGTTTCTATGTCTTTAACCACCTCACCTTTGTTCAATACCACAATACGTTCGCAAACTTCGGTTACATGAATTAAATCGTGACTAGATACTAATACCGTTACGTCTTTCTGTTCTGCCAATTCTTTAATGATTTGCTTTAAGCGGATTTGAGTCGTCGGATCCAAATTTGCAAAAGGCTCATCTAATATAACCACTTTAGGGTTTCCTATAAAAGAAGCTACAATACCAGCCTTTTTCTGATTTCCTTTAGATAAATCTCTCAAATACTTCTTTTGCCCTAAAATTTCGCCGTGAAAGAAATCTTGATACTGTGCCAATAATGCATCTACATCGGCTTTATTTTGACCACGTAGGTCACCTATAAAGTAAAAATACTCTTCGGGAGTCAAGTACCCAATCAAAAATGTTTCATCTATAAACGATGATGTAAACGGTTTCCAATCTTCGCTGGTGTTTACTTGAACATCATTATTAATGATATGACCAGTACTTGGCTGAATCAAATCTAGCAACAAACTAAAAAGTGTAGTTTTACCTGCACCGTTGTTACCAACTAATCCGAAGCTTTGCCCCGTTGGTATATTTAAAGATTCAATATTAAGTACTTGTTGTGAACCGTATTTCTTTGATAAATTTTCTATTGTAATCATAATCTTATTGTTCTAATTTTTTAAGATGAAATGAAATGCGTCAAATGAAAAACCTTAACTAGCTTTCTCTTTAAAACCTGCAATCATTCCGTATTTCTTTTTCTTGTACTGCTCCGTTATTAATCCAAGTAAGTAGTTTTTCATAGCAAAACCAATGATGCCTAAAACCGATAATACTGCGACTGCAACTTCAATATTAAAGATGTAATAAAAGATGGAAAAGATAATTATTGGAACCACCATTACCGGAAGCATTACCAAAAACTGTGTAGCACTAGCGCCTTGCATATTACCAAACGGACTCTGATCTAATTCGATTCTTTTTTTGTTGAATGAACCAAAATATAAAATGACCGGTATATTTACACCTAGATTATACAATGCGCAACTAAAATTAATAGCTAAAGCCTCCCAACCAAAGTAGACATAGGGTATCGTCAATAAAAACATACCCACGATACTTACAGTAATTAAAATAACTTTAGATTCTAAATACTTTCGCATTGGTATGTTCTGTGACATCATCATGCTGTAATAGCTACTATCCCAAGCTGGTATAAATTGACCAAAATTACTTAAGAAAATTCCTGTCATAAATACACCAACAAATGCTTTCATTGGCATCATACTACTATAAGCATCTACTGTATAGAATACCAAACCATAAAAAACAAAAAGTAAGGAAATAAATACTTGAGACTTGGTTCTTTTATTTCTCCAAATCATTTTTAAATCAAGCTGCAAGAAAGAACCCATTTCTCCAAAACGCTTTGTCCAAGACATATCTGAAGTATTTGCCTCCACTGATTTCGATTGAAGTTTAGCATCTAGATAAATCTTATCTCGTAAATACTTAAAATTGACATAATATATAATTGCCGCTAAAGCTATCGGAATCAATACCGTAATTGGATATGCATAAAGCGCATGAAAAACAGGTGCAAAAAACTCTTTAACAGAGAACACTCCAAAATAATCCAATCCGTAACCTAAAGCAAGAATACTACCTATGCCAATAAGAACTTTATCATTCTTATTTACAAGCAGGTTCACATAATTAATACTAAGTATAATGCCCATGATACCGACTATCCATAGTAAAACATTTACTGCAGGGTAGCCATTAAACAATAAAACAATTGCAAACGGAACTATAAAGAACAGCGTTAATAAATTATAAATAGATGCTGCTGATCTACCCAATATATAATGTGCGATGGTACTTTTCTTAACAGGAGTTGTCAAAAATGGTTTTATATCCATCACCGGTAATTTTTGCATGAAGTATCGTAGAAATAATTCAATTAAAATCCAGTAAATAAAATATTGGCTAATGCTCCACATTGGGCTCTGATCTGGGAATATTTCTTTTAAGATAAAGTACATTCCTACTCCTGCACCAGCAAGTGATAAAAGCATATATACGCCGAAAAAGCCCATTACTATTTTTATCCCCAGGCTTTTACCAAGGTTAGAGGATCTAAAAAAGGATTTCCATTGTAATGAAGAAAAACGTTTAAACATTCGGTTGGTTTTAGTATTCAGAATATAAGTAAGAAAAATCTTGAGTTTGTTACAAACAAAATTCAAAATATTCTTTAAGCTCTTATTTTATACCTTACTATGTATCCAGAAAAAATTAACCGATTAAGTCCTCTTTCTTCCACACTACCGCCAGTTTAAAACTGGTGGAAACAACAGTAAGCCATTAGCTAATTAACGCCAACTGGGACCAGTATGGAAATTATATTTTATCGATTTATTAACCAATACTTGCTAGGTACGGCACTCGGCACAGACGAGCGCTAGCAAAGTAATTATCTAAAAAGTTAAACAAAAAGCAGTAATACCGACTTTTTTGACAAATGTCATATTTTATCGCAAAAGCATGCTTAATTTTGTAAATCGATTTAAAGAAACCAACATATGTCGCATTTTCACCCATTAACGGTAAAACATATTAAGAAATTAACGCCAACTTCTGTTGCTGTTACATTTTCAATTCCGAAAGAATTGGCACAGACTTTCACTTTTACGGCAGGTCAGTACATCACCATAAAAAAAGAAATTAAAGGTAAAGAACTAAGAAGAGCATATTCTATTAGTTCATCTACCGAAAAAGATGGTATCACAATAGGTATCAAAAAAGTAGATAATGGCGGATTCTCGAACTACGCCAATTCAGAATTAAAGGTTGGTGACACCTTAGAAGTAATGGAGCCAGAAGGTCGTTTTGTTTTTAATACTACGAAAGACATACAGAACATTGCTGCTTTTGCTGCAGGTAGTGGAATTACCCCTATTATGAGTATTGTAAAATCTGTTTTAGACGGTAACCCAAAGAACAAATTCGTTTTGGTTTACGGTAACAAGTCTTACGAAGAGACGATGTTTTACACCGACTTAGTAAAATTAGAACTAGAATATGCCAATCGGTTTTTTGTGTACTTCACCAATAGTCAAACACGTGAAGACAAGGCTTTATTTGGAAGAATAGATACCTCAACTGTAAACTATGCATTATTAAATAAGCATAAGGATGTTGATTTTGACGGCTACTATTTATGCGGACCAGAAGAGATGATTCGTTTGGTTCAAGATACTTTAGTAGAGAATGAAGTTGAAAAAGATAAAATTCATTTTGAACTTTTTACTCCTACTGAAATAAAAGAAGAATTACCTGTACAGGCAGATGGTCAAACATCAATTACTGTTCTTGTTGATGATGAGGAATTTCAGTTTACAATGGATAAGAAAACAGTGATACTAGATGCTGTTTTGAAAGAAAATATAGATGCCCCATACTCATGTCAAGGCGGAGTTTGTAGTAGCTGTATTGCCAAGGTAACGGAAGGAAAAGCAGAAATGGTCATGAACCAAATTTTGACCGATAAAGAAATCGCAGACGGATTTATTCTTACCTGCCAAGCACACCCAACTACACCTACTATTAAGGTAGATTATGATGATGTGTAATCCCATTAATCCCCGAAGGGGAAACTTATAAGAAGTAAAAAATTACTTCTAAAACGTCATTGCGAGGCACGATGCAATCTGACCAATAGGAACAACTATTCGACAGATTACTTCACTATGTTCGTAATGACGTTTTTCTTTTTGTATTACCCCTTATTATTAAGTGCCATGCTATAGAAAAGAACTATTCTGGAAACATCGTTTCAAATTTTCGTACCGCAGTCTCATACCCAATTGCATAAGCTTTTTCGATACCTCTTCGATCTAATAACCCGATATGTTCCAATTCTTGCGATTCGAGAATAAGGTGGCAGTTGTTTATTTTTTGTCGGTTGATGGCATAAATCATCAACCCCGTTACTCTGCCTGTTAATTGAAACGAGTTGTTCAGATGCTTCTTCTCTAATTTAGAAACTACCGAAACATTACTGCCAATTACATATTCTACTCTAGACAAAACCGGCTCTGAAGGAAAATTATTCATTATTCCGCCATCGGCATATAATTCACCATTATATTCTACCGGACTAAAGACGGGTGGTAATGCGGCAGATGCCAATAAAGGTTTTATCAATTCACCTTTGTCTATAAAAAGCTCTTCGCCCTTTTGCAAATTAGTGGCTACTACGTGAAGTTCTCTATTCAAAGCCTCAAAACTATCTTCAGGAAAATACTGTTTGAAGGACGATATATAACTCTCGCTATTCAATAAACCCGGTTTAGCGACCGCGAAATAATTGTATTTAAAAAGCGGAGTCTCTTTAAAAAAACGGAGCATATCAATAACTGGTTTATCGGCTGCATACAACGCACCTACCAAGGCGCCAATACTGCTTCCGGAAACAACGCTGGCTTCTAGACCAAACTCTTGC harbors:
- a CDS encoding patatin-like phospholipase family protein, giving the protein MQIGSKSVGLVLSGGGIRGMAHIGVIKAMQEFGLEASVVSGSSIGALVGALYAADKPVIDMLRFFKETPLFKYNYFAVAKPGLLNSESYISSFKQYFPEDSFEALNRELHVVATNLQKGEELFIDKGELIKPLLASAALPPVFSPVEYNGELYADGGIMNNFPSEPVLSRVEYVIGSNVSVVSKLEKKHLNNSFQLTGRVTGLMIYAINRQKINNCHLILESQELEHIGLLDRRGIEKAYAIGYETAVRKFETMFPE
- a CDS encoding ferredoxin--NADP reductase encodes the protein MSHFHPLTVKHIKKLTPTSVAVTFSIPKELAQTFTFTAGQYITIKKEIKGKELRRAYSISSSTEKDGITIGIKKVDNGGFSNYANSELKVGDTLEVMEPEGRFVFNTTKDIQNIAAFAAGSGITPIMSIVKSVLDGNPKNKFVLVYGNKSYEETMFYTDLVKLELEYANRFFVYFTNSQTREDKALFGRIDTSTVNYALLNKHKDVDFDGYYLCGPEEMIRLVQDTLVENEVEKDKIHFELFTPTEIKEELPVQADGQTSITVLVDDEEFQFTMDKKTVILDAVLKENIDAPYSCQGGVCSSCIAKVTEGKAEMVMNQILTDKEIADGFILTCQAHPTTPTIKVDYDDV
- a CDS encoding DUF5687 family protein, which codes for MFKRFSSLQWKSFFRSSNLGKSLGIKIVMGFFGVYMLLSLAGAGVGMYFILKEIFPDQSPMWSISQYFIYWILIELFLRYFMQKLPVMDIKPFLTTPVKKSTIAHYILGRSAASIYNLLTLFFIVPFAIVLLFNGYPAVNVLLWIVGIMGIILSINYVNLLVNKNDKVLIGIGSILALGYGLDYFGVFSVKEFFAPVFHALYAYPITVLIPIALAAIIYYVNFKYLRDKIYLDAKLQSKSVEANTSDMSWTKRFGEMGSFLQLDLKMIWRNKRTKSQVFISLLFVFYGLVFYTVDAYSSMMPMKAFVGVFMTGIFLSNFGQFIPAWDSSYYSMMMSQNIPMRKYLESKVILITVSIVGMFLLTIPYVYFGWEALAINFSCALYNLGVNIPVILYFGSFNKKRIELDQSPFGNMQGASATQFLVMLPVMVVPIIIFSIFYYIFNIEVAVAVLSVLGIIGFAMKNYLLGLITEQYKKKKYGMIAGFKEKAS
- a CDS encoding ABC transporter ATP-binding protein translates to MITIENLSKKYGSQQVLNIESLNIPTGQSFGLVGNNGAGKTTLFSLLLDLIQPSTGHIINNDVQVNTSEDWKPFTSSFIDETFLIGYLTPEEYFYFIGDLRGQNKADVDALLAQYQDFFHGEILGQKKYLRDLSKGNQKKAGIVASFIGNPKVVILDEPFANLDPTTQIRLKQIIKELAEQKDVTVLVSSHDLIHVTEVCERIVVLNKGEVVKDIETSTETLKELEVFFGAESANVVVE